In Pseudomonas sp. p1(2021b), the genomic window TTGCACAGCCAGGGCGGTCTGGCCGCCCAGTATCTCGACCCATTGGCTCTTGCCCATGGCGTCGGCCTGCTGCTTCTGCAGGTTGTAGAGCGTGCCGACGTATTCGCCCATCACGTCCTGGTCGGTCTTGGTGGCCTTGGCCAGCACGCTGCTGGTGTTGGTAAAGGTGGCCAGCTGCTCGCCGGCCAGGCCTTTGATCGCACCTTGGATCTTGTAGGCCGACGCCACGAAGGAGTCGGCGTTTTCGCCATAGGAGACGGAAAAGTCCAGGGCCTTGGCGTTGAGCGCGTCCAGGGCATCCTCGGCCACACCCAGCGAGCGAACGTCGCCCAGGGCCCGGTTCACCTGCAGGGCTGGCTCCAGCGAGGCCTCGATGCCGGTCAGCGACCCCCACAGACCGGCCACACCGGTGCCGATCTGCTTGATGTTGGCTTCGCTTTTCTCGGCCAGGTCGTTGAAACCGGCAGTCACCTTGGCCAGCGGCGCGGTGACCTTGTCGGTCAAAGCCAGGATGAAGTCCAGGCGGCTGGATGCGTTGTTCGCGCTCATGGGGTGGTCAGCTACCGTTGAATGCCTTTGCTATGCCGTTGGCGATCGCGATTTCCATTCGCCGCCAATGCTCGTCCTCCAGCCACTTGGCGGTGCCCATGACTTCAGCCGTGGGCGGTGTGCCAGGTAGCCAGTGTTCGGCCAGGGCCAGTAATTGGCCCAGGCCGTCTTCCTTCAGGCGGTCAGCGTGCTCGAGCGCTTTTTTACGGTGACTTCAACCTTTGGCGAGAACTCCTCAACCAGGGCACCGGCGATTTCCAGGGTGGTGGTCGGGTGGGTCAGCAGGGGCTTGAGCTTGGCCTTTTGCTCCTGAACCACGGCGTTCATCAGCAGGTTGTGGGCAGGGCTGACCTTGTTGGCCTGGGTCAGACCGTTGATGTACTTGGTGACCAGGGCGGTATCCATGACGAAGTCGAAGTCTTCGCCACCGATTTCCAGGGTGATTTCAGCGCGGTCGGTCATTGTGTTGCTCCAGTAGTGATGGGTTGGGTGGGGCAAAGGCTGCTGATGTGGTCCTGCAGCCCGAGAATCATTCGCTCGCTGAGGGCGAGCTGATCGAGGAGGGTGAAATAATCCGGTCGAGCGTCTGGCGAGAGTTCGGCGGGGCCTGCATGAGCCAGGCTGCCGGTGCCGGTGCCGGCGCGCACGTCGGTACCGGGGCAGGTGGCCTTAACGTGCAGCCGCTGATCGCCGCTACGGACAGAATCGCGAAAGTCTTGGTTACGCTTGAGCGCATTCGAAAGTTCCTGGGTGTGCTTGGTGTCGTTGGCGGCAGCGATGGCCAGGCGCTCGCCGGTGATCCGGGCGGCTTCACGCAGGCCTGTTACCTCGGCCTGGGCGCTGTCACGCTCCGATCGGGCGGCATTGCGTTGGTCCAGGACCTGGTCGAAGGCGAACCAGGTCGCGAGGCCGGCAACCAGCACGACCAGGAGCACGCGGATCGGGGAAAAGGTCATGAGGCGCACAGCCTCGCCTCGTCGAGCTGGCGGTTGTGCAGTCCCTGGACGAACACCTTGTTGCCCTGCGCATCGGTGACATAGGCCCACACTGGCCGACCATCGGCGCCCCAGGCCAACGCCCGGCAACCCTCCTCGATGCGGTCCTGGTTGATGAGCATCAGGGCACGGCTCGCGCAGGTGGCCGAGGTGCCGAAGTGGTGCCCGTGGCTGCTCAGGGCGTCGAAAGTGTTCTGGCTGACGTTCTCATTGGTCAGGCAATCCGCCAGGTCCAGTTGGCCCCTCTCGACCACCAGTTGCTCCACCTCGGCGCAGCGGGCATCCGACCAGTAGTCACCTACAATCACGGGATAAGGGCTGGTGTAGCGGGTAATGCCCTTGCATACGGTCGGCAGGCCCCGGGCCAGCTTGTCGGCGTAGACGACGTTCTGCCCCTCGCCCTCCCACTTGCCCAGGTGGGCCATCAGTGTGCTGCTGCCCAGGACCAGGGCGACCGCCCCCGTCAGGATCTTGTTGCGCAGGCTCATCGTTTGCCCGACCATTCGCGAAGCATCTGGCGGTACTTGGGGACCAGCAGAACGATCTGCAGGACCATGTAGAAGGCGGTCAGCATGTAGGCGACTGCCGACCAATCGACGGTGCCGGTGACACCGGTAGCGGCCACGCCAATCGCGGGCGCCGCCTTTGCCACAGCAATTGCAGTGTCCTGGGCGGCTTGATTCGCGCTCATCGCTGAACACCTTTCTCGAAAATGGACTGGCAGGGGACGCAACGAGTGATGCCGCCAAAGGCGCGGCGTGCCTCGGGGATCTCGTCGTCGCAGTCTTCGCAGTGGGTGAGGCTCGGCCCAGTCGATCGCGCCCGGGCCTGAGCCAAGGCGGCGTCGATCGCCTGGTCACGCTGTCGCTGTTCCAGGGCCTGGGCGCGGTCGAACGGGCAAACCATCAGCGCAGGCCCTCGATCTCTTCCGCATCGAGGTACGGCACGCCGTTGATGTGGATGAAGTCCGGACTGGTGACATCGAAGGGCACCTTGTGCTTCGACTTCTCGCCGCCCTTGGGGTCGATGTTGAGCAGGCTGGAAATCTTGGGCTTGCAGCCGAAGGCCTCCACGCGGATCTCATCGGTCGGGGTCTTGGCGTAGAACAGCGAATCGAAAGGCTCCAGGCGACGGAAGCTGCCCGCCTTGCGAGCGGCCTCGATCAGCAAATTGAAGTTGGCGGTGTCCAGTTCCAGCTCACCGCTGGCAGACACATCGCCATCGACCCAGCCGTCAGGCACGCCACCGGTCTGGACGGCAGCGCTGTTGTCGGTGATATCGAGAGTGGCGGTTTCAACGTGAATCATGATGTCGCCCACGTTGATGTCGAAGTTCATACCGCTGATTCGGGACATAGACGGTTACTCCTGGTCGTCTTGGGAAAGGTCCAACGCGATGTTCGCGGTGATGTCTTTCGGGCAGTTGAGGGGGCGGACCTTGATGTACACCTCGACCTGTTTGCGGCTTTTCCAGACGATGACCAGGGCGTCATCCTTCGGCGGCTCGATCTCGCCTGGGAACACCTCGCCAGCAAACTCCACCGACTTGGCCATCTTGCGCAGGGGGGCCATCAAGGCCTTCTTGTTCACCGCCATGCTGACGGCGCTGTTATTCAGGCGGCGGTCACCGATACGGCGGATCAGCAGCGGGCGGATCTGGCGGGCGGCCTTGTCGACCACTCGCAGGTTTTCGAGTACCTGATAGTCACTGCCGGCGGTGTCGAGCAGGTTGGCATCACCCCAGTACACGCCCTCGTAGTCGGGGTAGGTCTGGGAAACGGAGAAGCGGGCCTTGTCCAGCTCGGCCCGTACCGCCGAGGGCAGCGGTACACCTTCGCTATCCGAGGGAACACTGCCCAGGCCGACCAGGGGACCGCTGACAACACGCATCGGGGTGTCGGCGATGCTCCAGGCAGCATTGGCGAGACGACCGGCTAGGACGCCTAGGTCGTTGCCATGGAGCTGCGGGACTACGACGACACGCGGCGCAGCGATACCGATAGTGATTTCCTTTTGCGCCAGCAGATACTCGGACCAGAGCACGCCTGGCAGGATGCCGGAGGACGCAGCCATGACGAACATGCGACGACCATACTGGGCGCCCAGCTGCTCTACTGCAGCGTGCATCGCCAGCAGTTCCTCGCCGGTGGTCACCGGCTGGGTGATAACAATCGCTTCGACCGAAAAGCCCTGTTGCTGAGTGGCTTCCAACGCAGTGGCCCATTCACCTTCAGGGCCGATCGGCGCAGCCAGGCAGGCCCAGCGGTCGCCGCCGTTCGCCCGGGCAGCGATGATCTGGGTCTTGAGATCGCTGTCCGCCACGCCCAAGTCGTTATCCAGGTCGCTATCCGTGTTCAACGGAAGTATCTTGCCGACGTTCTTGCCGGCAGGGCCGATGAAAAGGAAGTAGCGCTCGATCTCGGCCACTTCACCCTGGCCGAGGTTGAGGTTGTTGACGCTGACTTTTCCGAGTGCCATGTGTGCCTCGTTAACGGGGTGAATTGATGATTTGCTGCAGGACCTGGTTCACCAGGAGGCTGGTTTCTCGGGCATGGTTGACGCCCAAAAACTGGCGTTTGGGCAGCGTGATGTCCCAACTGTCTGCGCCGGTGGATTCGCCGCGCTCATCGTCCAGGACGCGGATCAGGACACCAGCTTGCATGTAGCTGACGTGCTCCAGGATCCAGGCCACAGAGGGCCGGGTGAGCCCCTTCTTGCCAGCCTGACGCACGCGAAAGCCCAGCCGACGCAGTCGTTTGGCCTGTTTCGGTGTGGATACAGCCCCTTCGGGGACGCGGTTCCAGCGACGCATCTGCTGGGCTGTCCGGCGCTCGGCGGCACCGTTGTGTTGCTGCGCGGC contains:
- a CDS encoding DUF6890 family protein, which translates into the protein MALAEHWLPGTPPTAEVMGTAKWLEDEHWRRMEIAIANGIAKAFNGS
- a CDS encoding putative phage tail assembly chaperone, translated to MTDRAEITLEIGGEDFDFVMDTALVTKYINGLTQANKVSPAHNLLMNAVVQEQKAKLKPLLTHPTTTLEIAGALVEEFSPKVEVTVKKRSSTLTA
- a CDS encoding lysis system i-spanin subunit Rz, whose amino-acid sequence is MTFSPIRVLLVVLVAGLATWFAFDQVLDQRNAARSERDSAQAEVTGLREAARITGERLAIAAANDTKHTQELSNALKRNQDFRDSVRSGDQRLHVKATCPGTDVRAGTGTGSLAHAGPAELSPDARPDYFTLLDQLALSERMILGLQDHISSLCPTQPITTGATQ
- a CDS encoding lysozyme, with product MSLRNKILTGAVALVLGSSTLMAHLGKWEGEGQNVVYADKLARGLPTVCKGITRYTSPYPVIVGDYWSDARCAEVEQLVVERGQLDLADCLTNENVSQNTFDALSSHGHHFGTSATCASRALMLINQDRIEEGCRALAWGADGRPVWAYVTDAQGNKVFVQGLHNRQLDEARLCAS
- a CDS encoding TraR/DksA C4-type zinc finger protein, which encodes MVCPFDRAQALEQRQRDQAIDAALAQARARSTGPSLTHCEDCDDEIPEARRAFGGITRCVPCQSIFEKGVQR
- a CDS encoding phage protein: MSRISGMNFDINVGDIMIHVETATLDITDNSAAVQTGGVPDGWVDGDVSASGELELDTANFNLLIEAARKAGSFRRLEPFDSLFYAKTPTDEIRVEAFGCKPKISSLLNIDPKGGEKSKHKVPFDVTSPDFIHINGVPYLDAEEIEGLR
- a CDS encoding DUF2586 domain-containing protein; translated protein: MALGKVSVNNLNLGQGEVAEIERYFLFIGPAGKNVGKILPLNTDSDLDNDLGVADSDLKTQIIAARANGGDRWACLAAPIGPEGEWATALEATQQQGFSVEAIVITQPVTTGEELLAMHAAVEQLGAQYGRRMFVMAASSGILPGVLWSEYLLAQKEITIGIAAPRVVVVPQLHGNDLGVLAGRLANAAWSIADTPMRVVSGPLVGLGSVPSDSEGVPLPSAVRAELDKARFSVSQTYPDYEGVYWGDANLLDTAGSDYQVLENLRVVDKAARQIRPLLIRRIGDRRLNNSAVSMAVNKKALMAPLRKMAKSVEFAGEVFPGEIEPPKDDALVIVWKSRKQVEVYIKVRPLNCPKDITANIALDLSQDDQE
- a CDS encoding phage virion morphogenesis protein, producing the protein MGRSLFELDARGMLGVREQLALLQLPPQLRKRLLNNVSKRVRTMSRQRIRSQQNLDGTPFAPRKKTEPSQKKMEAGLGKLLQVTSLTPDQATLGWKNGLTRWIAAQQHNGAAERRTAQQMRRWNRVPEGAVSTPKQAKRLRRLGFRVRQAGKKGLTRPSVAWILEHVSYMQAGVLIRVLDDERGESTGADSWDITLPKRQFLGVNHARETSLLVNQVLQQIINSPR